In Anser cygnoides isolate HZ-2024a breed goose chromosome 23, Taihu_goose_T2T_genome, whole genome shotgun sequence, the following are encoded in one genomic region:
- the PLEKHG5 gene encoding pleckstrin homology domain-containing family G member 5 isoform X1, whose translation MHFDGHIRFDLPPQGSILARNVSTRSCPPRTSPASDVEEDDEGPADGRGDRKSSALKLPKKKARRRHTDDPSKECFTLKFDLNVDIEAEIVPAMKKKSLGEVLLPVFERKAIEQSKVDIYLDQSNTPLSLHFEAYRFGGHYLRVKAKPGDELKVEQAARDARSASLPILRPAGTAALFGPALELVPGRREGAEVLAPGRRRKNMTEFLGDASIPGPELSPHGSGSLPTNGTDTWKNRAASRFSGFFSSGAGTGPFGREVDKMEQLESKLHTYSSFGLPKLPPQLRFDQDSWEEDGDDSSLALEDSWQQIIEGTEALTRRQCHQQEAIWELLHTEATYIRKLKVITDLFLCCLLNLQESGLLCEVDAERLFGNIREIIQLHRSLWSSVMAPVLDKARRTKALLDPVDFLKGFKTFGSLFKPYIQYCMEEEGCMEYMRTLLRDSELFRAYVTWAEKHKQCSRLKLSDMLVKPHQRLTKYPLLLKSVLKKTDDARTRDAILTMIGSVEHFINHVNSRMRQRQEQQRLAAILSRIDAYEVVEGSTDEVDKLLKEFLRLDLTAPMPGTSPDDTRQLLLEGSLKMREGKDSKMDVYCFLFTDLFLITKPVKKAERTKVVRQPLLVDKVVCRELKDPGSFLLIYLNEFGSAVAAYTFQASGQSLCRSWVEALHNAQNLLQRLRLQELQRGQCQRLQEEEEEEEEEEDGESSTSAASSPTVLRRSSTSLDSQQCLSDGSTETISVVVVDGGDELSSPDSDVGPFGSPSDSTSVSTGTSVSTGTSSSTLIRELPTDTLPLPQGPAAQTSSCRSASIDSAYGTLSPASPRDFTRQQDVVAEEGRDVPTPRPPSPRLRRRMPVQLLPCKAQVLKSKSEASLLQLLASPPAPLSQSRSLSDLCAAPPSPPLPQRTGCAPGHPATPSAGSSSGDSTSELSEPEEHAETPGPALGQPSRGPQPPARRTLSDPPSAQHRKLTMAQLYRIRTTLLLNSTLTASEV comes from the exons ATGCACTTCGACGGGCACATCCGCTTCGACTTGCCCCCGCAAG GCTCCATCCTGGCCCGCAACGTGTCCACCCGCTCGTGTCCCCCGcgcaccagccctgcctccgACGTGGAGGAAGACGACGAGGGACCGGCGGACGGGAGGGG ggaCAGGAAGAGCTCGGCGCTGAAGCTGCCCAAGAAGAAGGCTCGGCGCAGACACACGGAT GACCCCAGCAAGGAGTGCTTCACCCTGAAGTTCGACCTGAATGTCGACATCGAGGCGGAGATCGTGCCGGCCATGAAAAAGAAGTCCCTGGG ggaggtgctgctgccGGTCTTTGAGAGGAAGGCGATCGAGCAGAGCAAGGTGGACATCTACCTGGACCAGTCCAACACACCGCTCTCCCTCCACTTCGAGGCGTACCGCTTCGGGGGACACTACCTGCGGGTGAAAG CCAAGCCCGGGGACGAGCTGAAAGTGGAGCAGGCAGCACGGGATGCCCGGTCGGCCAGCCTGCCCATCCTGCGCCCCGCTGGCACCGCTGCGCTCTTCGGGCCAGCGCTGGAGCTGGTGCCCGGCCGCCGGGAGGGTGCTGAGGTCCTG GCTCCAGGCAGGCGGAGGAAGAACATGACGGAGTTCCTGGGGGACGCCAGCATCCCTGGCCCCGAGCTGTCCCCACACGGCAGTGGCTCCCTGCCCACCAATGGCACCGACACCTGGAAGAACCGTGCCGCCAGCCGCTTCAGCGGCTTCTTCAGCTCCGGCGCTGGCACCGGCCCCTTCGGGCGG GAGGTGGATAAGAtggagcagctggagagcaAGCTGCACACCTACAGCAGCTTCGGGCTGCCCAAGCTGCCGCCGCAGCTCCGCTTCGACCAGGACTCCTGGGAGGAGGACGGGGATGACAGCAGCCTGGCGCTGGAGGACAGCTGGCAGCAAATCATCGAGGGCACGGAG GCCCTGACGCGCCggcagtgccaccagcaggaagccatctgggagctgctgcacaCCGAGGCCACCTACATCCGCAAGCTCAAAGTCATCACCGAC ctcttcctctgctgcctaCTGAACCTGCAGGAGTCGGGGCTGCTGTGCGAG GTGGATGCCGAGCGACTCTTTGGCAACATCAGGGAGATCATCCAGCTGCACCGCAGCCTGTGGAGCAGCGTCATGGCCCCGGTGCTGGACAAGGCCCGCCGGACCAAGGCGCTGCTCGACCCCGTGGACTTCCTCAAGGGCTTCAAGACG TTTGGCTCGCTCTTCAAGCCCTACATCCAGTACTGcatggaggaggagggctgcaTGGAGTACATGCGAACGCTGCTGCGGGACAGCGAGCTCTTCCGCGCCTACGTGACG TGGGCCGAGAAGCACAAGCAGTGCAGCCGCCTGAAGCTCAGCGACATGCTGGTGAAGCCACACCAGCGCCTCACCAAGTACCCGCTGCTCCTCAAGTCTGTGCTGAAGAAGACGGACGACGCGCGCACCCGTGATGCTATCCTCACCATG ATCGGCTCCGTGGAGCACTTCATCAACCACGTCAACTCACGTATGCGGCAGCGTCAGGAGCAGCAGCGCCTGGCTGCCATCCTCAGCCGCATCGATGCCTACGAGGTGGTGGAGGGCAGCACGGATGAGGTGGACAAG CTGCTGAAGGAGTTCCTGCGGCTGGACCTGACGGCCCCCATGCCCGGCACCTCCCCGGACGACACCCGGCAGCTCCTCCTTGAGGGCAGCCTGAAGATGCGGGAAGGTAAAGACAGCAAG ATGGATGTCTACTGCTTCCTCTTCACCGACCTCTTCCTCATCACCAAGCCTGTCAAGAAGGCTGAGCGCACCAAGGTGGTCCGGCAGCCCTTGCTGGTGGACAAGGTCGTCTGTCGGGAGCTGAAGGACCCAG gtTCCTTCCTCCTCATCTACCTGAATGAGTTTGGGAGTGCTGTGGCTGCCTACACCTTCCAGGCCAGTGGGCAGTCGCTGTGCCGCAGCTGGGTCGAGGCGCTGCACAACGCGCAG aaCCTGCTGCAGCGGCtacggctgcaggagctgcagcgcgGGCAGTGCCAGCGCctgcaggaagaggaagaagaggaggaggaggaggaagatggagAGAGCAGCACCTCAGCCGCCAGCTCGCCCACTGTCCTGCGCcgcagcagcaccagcctggACTCCCAGCAGTG CCTCTCGGATGGCTCCACTGAGACCATctcggtggtggtggtggatgGTGGTGATGAGCTCTCCTCCCCGGACTCGGACGTGGGGCCGTTTGGCTCACCATCAGACAGCACCTCCGTGAGCACCGGCACCTCTGTGAGCACCggcacctccagcagcaccttgATCAGAGAGCTGCCCACGGacaccctgcccctgccccagggccCGGCCGCCCAGACCAGCAGCTGCCGCTCGGCATCCATCGACAGCGCTTACGGCACGCTCTCGCCCGCCTCACCGCGGGACTTCACCCGGCAGCAGGATGTGGTGGCCGAGGAGGGGCGGGATGTCCCAACCCCGCGGCCGCCTTCACCCCGGCTGCGTCGCCGGATGCctgtgcagctcctgccctgcaaGGCCCAGGTGCTCAAGTCCAAGTCGGAGgccagcctcctgcagctgctggccagccccccggccccgctcagccAGAGCCGGAGCCTCTCTGACCTCTGtgcggccccccccagccccccgctcccccagcGGACTGGATGTGCCCCGGGGCACCCAGCCACCCCCagcgctggcagcagcagcggtgACTCCACTTCTGAGCTCTCGGAGCCGGAGGAACACGCAGAGACCCCAGGGCCCGCCCTGGGCCAGCCCAGCCGTGGCCCAcagccccccgcccgccgcacCCTCTCGGACCCGCCTTCGGCACAGCACCGCAAGCTGACGATGGCCCAGCTCTACCGGATCCGGACCACCTTGCTCCTCAACTCCACGCTGACGGCCTC GGAGGTCTGA
- the PLEKHG5 gene encoding pleckstrin homology domain-containing family G member 5 isoform X3 yields the protein MSSAAAKRGSPPRSWLNLRRATHERCPAEEKGLHCQHPDCTDKRRAAKVCHHAECQQLNHSSPLSLCEVCDGRLHGAMHFDGHIRFDLPPQGSILARNVSTRSCPPRTSPASDVEEDDEGPADGRGDRKSSALKLPKKKARRRHTDDPSKECFTLKFDLNVDIEAEIVPAMKKKSLGEVLLPVFERKAIEQSKVDIYLDQSNTPLSLHFEAYRFGGHYLRVKAKPGDELKVEQAARDARSASLPILRPAGTAALFGPALELVPGRREGAEVLAPGRRRKNMTEFLGDASIPGPELSPHGSGSLPTNGTDTWKNRAASRFSGFFSSGAGTGPFGREVDKMEQLESKLHTYSSFGLPKLPPQLRFDQDSWEEDGDDSSLALEDSWQQIIEGTEALTRRQCHQQEAIWELLHTEATYIRKLKVITDLFLCCLLNLQESGLLCEVDAERLFGNIREIIQLHRSLWSSVMAPVLDKARRTKALLDPVDFLKGFKTFGSLFKPYIQYCMEEEGCMEYMRTLLRDSELFRAYVTWAEKHKQCSRLKLSDMLVKPHQRLTKYPLLLKSVLKKTDDARTRDAILTMIGSVEHFINHVNSRMRQRQEQQRLAAILSRIDAYEVVEGSTDEVDKLLKEFLRLDLTAPMPGTSPDDTRQLLLEGSLKMREGKDSKMDVYCFLFTDLFLITKPVKKAERTKVVRQPLLVDKVVCRELKDPGSFLLIYLNEFGSAVAAYTFQASGQSLCRSWVEALHNAQNLLQRLRLQELQRGQCQRLQEEEEEEEEEEDGESSTSAASSPTVLRRSSTSLDSQQCLSDGSTETISVVVVDGGDELSSPDSDVGPFGSPSDSTSVSTGTSVSTGTSSSTLIRELPTDTLPLPQGPAAQTSSCRSASIDSAYGTLSPASPRDFTRQQDVVAEEGRDVPTPRPPSPRLRRRMPVQLLPCKAQVLKSKSEASLLQLLASPPAPLSQSRSLSDLCAAPPSPPLPQRTGCAPGHPATPSAGSSSGDSTSELSEPEEHAETPGPALGQPSRGPQPPARRTLSDPPSAQHRKLTMAQLYRIRTTLLLNSTLTASEV from the exons ATGAGCTCCGCGGCGGCCAAGCGcgggtcccccccccgcagctggCTCAACCTGCGCCGGGCGACGC ACGAGCGGTGCCCGGCGGAAGAGAAGGGGCTGCACTGCCAGCACCCCGACTGCACCGACAAGAGGAGGGCAGCCAAG GTATGCCACCACGCCGAGTGCCAGCAGCTGAACCACAGCAGCCCCCTCAGCCTGTGTGAGGTCTGCGACGGCCGCCTCCACGGCGCCATGCACTTCGACGGGCACATCCGCTTCGACTTGCCCCCGCAAG GCTCCATCCTGGCCCGCAACGTGTCCACCCGCTCGTGTCCCCCGcgcaccagccctgcctccgACGTGGAGGAAGACGACGAGGGACCGGCGGACGGGAGGGG ggaCAGGAAGAGCTCGGCGCTGAAGCTGCCCAAGAAGAAGGCTCGGCGCAGACACACGGAT GACCCCAGCAAGGAGTGCTTCACCCTGAAGTTCGACCTGAATGTCGACATCGAGGCGGAGATCGTGCCGGCCATGAAAAAGAAGTCCCTGGG ggaggtgctgctgccGGTCTTTGAGAGGAAGGCGATCGAGCAGAGCAAGGTGGACATCTACCTGGACCAGTCCAACACACCGCTCTCCCTCCACTTCGAGGCGTACCGCTTCGGGGGACACTACCTGCGGGTGAAAG CCAAGCCCGGGGACGAGCTGAAAGTGGAGCAGGCAGCACGGGATGCCCGGTCGGCCAGCCTGCCCATCCTGCGCCCCGCTGGCACCGCTGCGCTCTTCGGGCCAGCGCTGGAGCTGGTGCCCGGCCGCCGGGAGGGTGCTGAGGTCCTG GCTCCAGGCAGGCGGAGGAAGAACATGACGGAGTTCCTGGGGGACGCCAGCATCCCTGGCCCCGAGCTGTCCCCACACGGCAGTGGCTCCCTGCCCACCAATGGCACCGACACCTGGAAGAACCGTGCCGCCAGCCGCTTCAGCGGCTTCTTCAGCTCCGGCGCTGGCACCGGCCCCTTCGGGCGG GAGGTGGATAAGAtggagcagctggagagcaAGCTGCACACCTACAGCAGCTTCGGGCTGCCCAAGCTGCCGCCGCAGCTCCGCTTCGACCAGGACTCCTGGGAGGAGGACGGGGATGACAGCAGCCTGGCGCTGGAGGACAGCTGGCAGCAAATCATCGAGGGCACGGAG GCCCTGACGCGCCggcagtgccaccagcaggaagccatctgggagctgctgcacaCCGAGGCCACCTACATCCGCAAGCTCAAAGTCATCACCGAC ctcttcctctgctgcctaCTGAACCTGCAGGAGTCGGGGCTGCTGTGCGAG GTGGATGCCGAGCGACTCTTTGGCAACATCAGGGAGATCATCCAGCTGCACCGCAGCCTGTGGAGCAGCGTCATGGCCCCGGTGCTGGACAAGGCCCGCCGGACCAAGGCGCTGCTCGACCCCGTGGACTTCCTCAAGGGCTTCAAGACG TTTGGCTCGCTCTTCAAGCCCTACATCCAGTACTGcatggaggaggagggctgcaTGGAGTACATGCGAACGCTGCTGCGGGACAGCGAGCTCTTCCGCGCCTACGTGACG TGGGCCGAGAAGCACAAGCAGTGCAGCCGCCTGAAGCTCAGCGACATGCTGGTGAAGCCACACCAGCGCCTCACCAAGTACCCGCTGCTCCTCAAGTCTGTGCTGAAGAAGACGGACGACGCGCGCACCCGTGATGCTATCCTCACCATG ATCGGCTCCGTGGAGCACTTCATCAACCACGTCAACTCACGTATGCGGCAGCGTCAGGAGCAGCAGCGCCTGGCTGCCATCCTCAGCCGCATCGATGCCTACGAGGTGGTGGAGGGCAGCACGGATGAGGTGGACAAG CTGCTGAAGGAGTTCCTGCGGCTGGACCTGACGGCCCCCATGCCCGGCACCTCCCCGGACGACACCCGGCAGCTCCTCCTTGAGGGCAGCCTGAAGATGCGGGAAGGTAAAGACAGCAAG ATGGATGTCTACTGCTTCCTCTTCACCGACCTCTTCCTCATCACCAAGCCTGTCAAGAAGGCTGAGCGCACCAAGGTGGTCCGGCAGCCCTTGCTGGTGGACAAGGTCGTCTGTCGGGAGCTGAAGGACCCAG gtTCCTTCCTCCTCATCTACCTGAATGAGTTTGGGAGTGCTGTGGCTGCCTACACCTTCCAGGCCAGTGGGCAGTCGCTGTGCCGCAGCTGGGTCGAGGCGCTGCACAACGCGCAG aaCCTGCTGCAGCGGCtacggctgcaggagctgcagcgcgGGCAGTGCCAGCGCctgcaggaagaggaagaagaggaggaggaggaggaagatggagAGAGCAGCACCTCAGCCGCCAGCTCGCCCACTGTCCTGCGCcgcagcagcaccagcctggACTCCCAGCAGTG CCTCTCGGATGGCTCCACTGAGACCATctcggtggtggtggtggatgGTGGTGATGAGCTCTCCTCCCCGGACTCGGACGTGGGGCCGTTTGGCTCACCATCAGACAGCACCTCCGTGAGCACCGGCACCTCTGTGAGCACCggcacctccagcagcaccttgATCAGAGAGCTGCCCACGGacaccctgcccctgccccagggccCGGCCGCCCAGACCAGCAGCTGCCGCTCGGCATCCATCGACAGCGCTTACGGCACGCTCTCGCCCGCCTCACCGCGGGACTTCACCCGGCAGCAGGATGTGGTGGCCGAGGAGGGGCGGGATGTCCCAACCCCGCGGCCGCCTTCACCCCGGCTGCGTCGCCGGATGCctgtgcagctcctgccctgcaaGGCCCAGGTGCTCAAGTCCAAGTCGGAGgccagcctcctgcagctgctggccagccccccggccccgctcagccAGAGCCGGAGCCTCTCTGACCTCTGtgcggccccccccagccccccgctcccccagcGGACTGGATGTGCCCCGGGGCACCCAGCCACCCCCagcgctggcagcagcagcggtgACTCCACTTCTGAGCTCTCGGAGCCGGAGGAACACGCAGAGACCCCAGGGCCCGCCCTGGGCCAGCCCAGCCGTGGCCCAcagccccccgcccgccgcacCCTCTCGGACCCGCCTTCGGCACAGCACCGCAAGCTGACGATGGCCCAGCTCTACCGGATCCGGACCACCTTGCTCCTCAACTCCACGCTGACGGCCTC GGAGGTCTGA
- the PLEKHG5 gene encoding pleckstrin homology domain-containing family G member 5 isoform X2 gives MFLYWKKRGAYELGTLPPALAGLEYGAVERFSWSSSLDITEELADERCPAEEKGLHCQHPDCTDKRRAAKVCHHAECQQLNHSSPLSLCEVCDGRLHGAMHFDGHIRFDLPPQGSILARNVSTRSCPPRTSPASDVEEDDEGPADGRGDRKSSALKLPKKKARRRHTDDPSKECFTLKFDLNVDIEAEIVPAMKKKSLGEVLLPVFERKAIEQSKVDIYLDQSNTPLSLHFEAYRFGGHYLRVKAKPGDELKVEQAARDARSASLPILRPAGTAALFGPALELVPGRREGAEVLAPGRRRKNMTEFLGDASIPGPELSPHGSGSLPTNGTDTWKNRAASRFSGFFSSGAGTGPFGREVDKMEQLESKLHTYSSFGLPKLPPQLRFDQDSWEEDGDDSSLALEDSWQQIIEGTEALTRRQCHQQEAIWELLHTEATYIRKLKVITDLFLCCLLNLQESGLLCEVDAERLFGNIREIIQLHRSLWSSVMAPVLDKARRTKALLDPVDFLKGFKTFGSLFKPYIQYCMEEEGCMEYMRTLLRDSELFRAYVTWAEKHKQCSRLKLSDMLVKPHQRLTKYPLLLKSVLKKTDDARTRDAILTMIGSVEHFINHVNSRMRQRQEQQRLAAILSRIDAYEVVEGSTDEVDKLLKEFLRLDLTAPMPGTSPDDTRQLLLEGSLKMREGKDSKMDVYCFLFTDLFLITKPVKKAERTKVVRQPLLVDKVVCRELKDPGSFLLIYLNEFGSAVAAYTFQASGQSLCRSWVEALHNAQNLLQRLRLQELQRGQCQRLQEEEEEEEEEEDGESSTSAASSPTVLRRSSTSLDSQQCLSDGSTETISVVVVDGGDELSSPDSDVGPFGSPSDSTSVSTGTSVSTGTSSSTLIRELPTDTLPLPQGPAAQTSSCRSASIDSAYGTLSPASPRDFTRQQDVVAEEGRDVPTPRPPSPRLRRRMPVQLLPCKAQVLKSKSEASLLQLLASPPAPLSQSRSLSDLCAAPPSPPLPQRTGCAPGHPATPSAGSSSGDSTSELSEPEEHAETPGPALGQPSRGPQPPARRTLSDPPSAQHRKLTMAQLYRIRTTLLLNSTLTASEV, from the exons ATGTTCCTGTACTGGAAGAAGCGGGGCGCGTACGAGCTGGGGACTCTGCCCCCCGCGCTGGCAGGACTGGAGTACGGGGCGGTGGAGCGCTTCTCCTGGAGCTCCAGCCTGGACATCACAGAGGAGCTGGCGG ACGAGCGGTGCCCGGCGGAAGAGAAGGGGCTGCACTGCCAGCACCCCGACTGCACCGACAAGAGGAGGGCAGCCAAG GTATGCCACCACGCCGAGTGCCAGCAGCTGAACCACAGCAGCCCCCTCAGCCTGTGTGAGGTCTGCGACGGCCGCCTCCACGGCGCCATGCACTTCGACGGGCACATCCGCTTCGACTTGCCCCCGCAAG GCTCCATCCTGGCCCGCAACGTGTCCACCCGCTCGTGTCCCCCGcgcaccagccctgcctccgACGTGGAGGAAGACGACGAGGGACCGGCGGACGGGAGGGG ggaCAGGAAGAGCTCGGCGCTGAAGCTGCCCAAGAAGAAGGCTCGGCGCAGACACACGGAT GACCCCAGCAAGGAGTGCTTCACCCTGAAGTTCGACCTGAATGTCGACATCGAGGCGGAGATCGTGCCGGCCATGAAAAAGAAGTCCCTGGG ggaggtgctgctgccGGTCTTTGAGAGGAAGGCGATCGAGCAGAGCAAGGTGGACATCTACCTGGACCAGTCCAACACACCGCTCTCCCTCCACTTCGAGGCGTACCGCTTCGGGGGACACTACCTGCGGGTGAAAG CCAAGCCCGGGGACGAGCTGAAAGTGGAGCAGGCAGCACGGGATGCCCGGTCGGCCAGCCTGCCCATCCTGCGCCCCGCTGGCACCGCTGCGCTCTTCGGGCCAGCGCTGGAGCTGGTGCCCGGCCGCCGGGAGGGTGCTGAGGTCCTG GCTCCAGGCAGGCGGAGGAAGAACATGACGGAGTTCCTGGGGGACGCCAGCATCCCTGGCCCCGAGCTGTCCCCACACGGCAGTGGCTCCCTGCCCACCAATGGCACCGACACCTGGAAGAACCGTGCCGCCAGCCGCTTCAGCGGCTTCTTCAGCTCCGGCGCTGGCACCGGCCCCTTCGGGCGG GAGGTGGATAAGAtggagcagctggagagcaAGCTGCACACCTACAGCAGCTTCGGGCTGCCCAAGCTGCCGCCGCAGCTCCGCTTCGACCAGGACTCCTGGGAGGAGGACGGGGATGACAGCAGCCTGGCGCTGGAGGACAGCTGGCAGCAAATCATCGAGGGCACGGAG GCCCTGACGCGCCggcagtgccaccagcaggaagccatctgggagctgctgcacaCCGAGGCCACCTACATCCGCAAGCTCAAAGTCATCACCGAC ctcttcctctgctgcctaCTGAACCTGCAGGAGTCGGGGCTGCTGTGCGAG GTGGATGCCGAGCGACTCTTTGGCAACATCAGGGAGATCATCCAGCTGCACCGCAGCCTGTGGAGCAGCGTCATGGCCCCGGTGCTGGACAAGGCCCGCCGGACCAAGGCGCTGCTCGACCCCGTGGACTTCCTCAAGGGCTTCAAGACG TTTGGCTCGCTCTTCAAGCCCTACATCCAGTACTGcatggaggaggagggctgcaTGGAGTACATGCGAACGCTGCTGCGGGACAGCGAGCTCTTCCGCGCCTACGTGACG TGGGCCGAGAAGCACAAGCAGTGCAGCCGCCTGAAGCTCAGCGACATGCTGGTGAAGCCACACCAGCGCCTCACCAAGTACCCGCTGCTCCTCAAGTCTGTGCTGAAGAAGACGGACGACGCGCGCACCCGTGATGCTATCCTCACCATG ATCGGCTCCGTGGAGCACTTCATCAACCACGTCAACTCACGTATGCGGCAGCGTCAGGAGCAGCAGCGCCTGGCTGCCATCCTCAGCCGCATCGATGCCTACGAGGTGGTGGAGGGCAGCACGGATGAGGTGGACAAG CTGCTGAAGGAGTTCCTGCGGCTGGACCTGACGGCCCCCATGCCCGGCACCTCCCCGGACGACACCCGGCAGCTCCTCCTTGAGGGCAGCCTGAAGATGCGGGAAGGTAAAGACAGCAAG ATGGATGTCTACTGCTTCCTCTTCACCGACCTCTTCCTCATCACCAAGCCTGTCAAGAAGGCTGAGCGCACCAAGGTGGTCCGGCAGCCCTTGCTGGTGGACAAGGTCGTCTGTCGGGAGCTGAAGGACCCAG gtTCCTTCCTCCTCATCTACCTGAATGAGTTTGGGAGTGCTGTGGCTGCCTACACCTTCCAGGCCAGTGGGCAGTCGCTGTGCCGCAGCTGGGTCGAGGCGCTGCACAACGCGCAG aaCCTGCTGCAGCGGCtacggctgcaggagctgcagcgcgGGCAGTGCCAGCGCctgcaggaagaggaagaagaggaggaggaggaggaagatggagAGAGCAGCACCTCAGCCGCCAGCTCGCCCACTGTCCTGCGCcgcagcagcaccagcctggACTCCCAGCAGTG CCTCTCGGATGGCTCCACTGAGACCATctcggtggtggtggtggatgGTGGTGATGAGCTCTCCTCCCCGGACTCGGACGTGGGGCCGTTTGGCTCACCATCAGACAGCACCTCCGTGAGCACCGGCACCTCTGTGAGCACCggcacctccagcagcaccttgATCAGAGAGCTGCCCACGGacaccctgcccctgccccagggccCGGCCGCCCAGACCAGCAGCTGCCGCTCGGCATCCATCGACAGCGCTTACGGCACGCTCTCGCCCGCCTCACCGCGGGACTTCACCCGGCAGCAGGATGTGGTGGCCGAGGAGGGGCGGGATGTCCCAACCCCGCGGCCGCCTTCACCCCGGCTGCGTCGCCGGATGCctgtgcagctcctgccctgcaaGGCCCAGGTGCTCAAGTCCAAGTCGGAGgccagcctcctgcagctgctggccagccccccggccccgctcagccAGAGCCGGAGCCTCTCTGACCTCTGtgcggccccccccagccccccgctcccccagcGGACTGGATGTGCCCCGGGGCACCCAGCCACCCCCagcgctggcagcagcagcggtgACTCCACTTCTGAGCTCTCGGAGCCGGAGGAACACGCAGAGACCCCAGGGCCCGCCCTGGGCCAGCCCAGCCGTGGCCCAcagccccccgcccgccgcacCCTCTCGGACCCGCCTTCGGCACAGCACCGCAAGCTGACGATGGCCCAGCTCTACCGGATCCGGACCACCTTGCTCCTCAACTCCACGCTGACGGCCTC GGAGGTCTGA